DNA from Felis catus isolate Fca126 chromosome B3, F.catus_Fca126_mat1.0, whole genome shotgun sequence:
TccatatgaaatatgaaataaatggagatataatGCTCATCACTGCAGCTGTTGGAGTTGCTGTTAATGTAATgtaagctctatttttttttaacgtaatagctttattttttagactagttttaggttcacagcaaaaattgagcagaaggcatagagatttcccatatatcccctgCCTTCAAACATGTGTGGCTTCCGCATTATCAGCATCCTTCAGCAGAGTCATGCATgtgttacagttgatgaaccaACATGAGCACATCACCACACAGTGTCCCTAGTTTACATTTGGGTtcattcattcttggtgttgtatattctttGGGTTTGGACATTATGGTGTCACACTCTATATTGTTTTCACATCGATATTTTTAAGTACTGTGAACTGAGAGATTTTTATACATGCATTCAGTAATGTGCAGtggtatttttatgtattttaaaattatatatgttaaatatgtaatttttcttatGCTAATAAAACACTTGGAATTATAAATTCCTCACTAGTTTGCTCAATTATGCTGAAGTTTGACCAACAATGAGGAATTTAAGTGggacaaagttttttttaacttttataatacttttgtattaataagatatttttaactaCAAACTTCTTTCCCTAAGAATTATGAAATTTTTAGGTTTATACTTAATCATTTGGATCAGCAGTCAGCAAACTTTcttgtaaagggccagacagtaaatattttaggctttgagagCCATGCAGTCTGTTTTGCAGCTGCTCAACTCTGCTGTTACAGAACAAAAGCAGCAACATGTAATaatgtaaacaaatgagcatggctgtgtccCAGGAAAACTTTGTGTACAAAACCAGGCATTGGGCCACATACGCTTTACAGACCATGGTTTGCCAATCCCTGCCCTGGCTTCCATTCCTacttaaaatcaaatcaaaatccTTACCATCACCTTTTTGATAAGATCCTGTGTACCTCTCTAACTCATATCCTAGCATTCTTGCTCACTTTAGCAACAATGGTTATCTTGCTTTTTTGAAACACGTAGAGCACATTTTCATACAAAGGCCTTTGCCCTGgtattccttctgcctagaaccACCCTTTCACCACCACCTGCTTCTTGACTTGATTCGAGTCTCTGCTGAGAAGGAATCTCAGAGAGACATTGACCGACCACCCCCCGTCCCCCGACCCTAGCACTCTCCATCCCTCGAAATGCCTTACTTTTCTTCAGAATAGTTGCATTGCCTGGCAGTATTTTCTGTATTGATTTGTTGAATTCTCTGCCTTCTCTACTAGAACAGAAGCTAGTAGAGCTTCTACTGCTAGCATGGGGATAGGGATAGGTCTGTCTGATTCACTGTTTTGACCCTAGCACCTAGAATAGTACCTGCTACACAATAGGTGCTCagatatatattaaatgaatgagtTCCATGTTGTCTCATTAGTGTCTGAttagcaataaatatttttatcaatacTGCTAGGAAgaataataatgttttcttttatttttgacagaatgGGGTTTCTATTGAACCAGTCTGGTCACCACGCCCATTCCCACTCTCTGCCTTCGAATTCTCCTACCGTAGGTTCTGGGTGCAGACACAACCATGGGCAGGACAGCCTAGCAGTGAGAGCTGCATTTGTACATGCCTTGGGGGATTTGGTACAGAGTGTTGGTGTACTAATAGCTGCATACATCATACGATTCAAGGTAATAGGATtgctaatttttctattttaaaatatatttaatttcaatattaaaacTAAAGGTAATTGTCTTTTATCAGTATATTGGACACCAAAGCTAGTCTTACTCATTTTGCATTTagggaggcttaactgagccaccagtaTAGCTCTTTTGCTAACACTAAACACAGTAGTATCATTTTACAGAGTAACAATCTGTAGCTGGCTTCAGTACCACCTTCACTCAAGTTTAAGCCTTGTCCCTGAATTGCTAGGTATTGGCATGTGTGCTGGACTAGAAATCCAGAGATTTCTGTTCTAGTCTTGGCTCTGCCATTAATACTTTGAGCAAGTATTGAGCAAGTAAGTCCCTTAACTCTAAACTcttatttattagatttatttattttgagagagtgcacacaggcacacacatgcacaagtaggggaagggcaatgagagagagagagaaagcaagtgagcGAGAAACTCAGTCTcctcactcagcacagagcctgacgcagggcactatcccatgaccatgagatcatgacctgagctaaaatcaagagtcagacaaccaactgagccatccaggagcccctctagATCAGATAAGTGGCTGCTAAAACTCGTTTGAGCTCTGATATTCTCTGGTTCTGGTTAGAAGATTTAGGGAAGGCACAGAGGAAAGCAGTAGAACAAATGATTAAACCTCTGGAAATAGGTCTTACGAGGAAAGGTATTTAAACAATCCAGGAAAGAGTCACAGTATCTAAATTTAAAGGTATTCTTCAGTCCTGGCAAAGGCAGCTAAAGAATGGGGGACATGGGGACAGAGTATGGCTTGTTTTGCTTTACAGTCTGTTTTATGTCAGTCTGTACTTAATCATACAATTTTGCTCTGTCACCTTTCAGCCAGAATACAAGATTGCCGATCCCATCTGTACATATGTATTTTCATTACTTGTGGCTTTCACAACATTTCGTATCATATGGGACACAATAGTTATAATACTAGAAGGTAAGATCTCACTAATATCCCCCGTTGTGGGTTTATTACTTCCCTAAATCAGATTGGGGGTGGGCGGGGTGCTCTAGGGTAGGTAGGagtcctgtcttttctttttacagatgCTTATAGGTTATAGTAACACCactttatgtgtatataaaatataagaattgaTGTGCTCTCCCATCTGTTACCTATTCGATCCTTATAATCACTGAGAAAGGTAGGTAAGGTAAAcattattatccctatttaccaacaaggaaattgaggttcagagggGTAACATAACTTGCTTAATTAAGGTAATGCTGCTAATAAATAAACTATGGAGCTAGGACAAAGATGCAACTCTTTCGAGTCTTAATACAATTATGTCTCCTGGTTTATTAATTCCTTAATTCCCATTTAACTTGctattttgttatatttcctACATCCCTACTTATATTAAGTATATGCCTATATTTTCAACAGTACGTTCATTATCAATGGATGttccctttttttcattttttttctgtctatcctggcttttttttttttttaatgtttgtttatttttgagagagacagcgtgagagTGCAAGctgcggaagggcagagagagagggagacacagaatcccaagcaggctctgtgctatcagcagggctcgaacccatgaactgtgagatcatgacctgagccaaaatcaagagtcagacacttaactgactaaaccaccagGTGCCTCTATCCTAGCTTATTTGCTAAATGAAGTATTCAggtttgatatatatatttttaagttgatttattttgagagagagagagagagtacatgtgcacCTGTGCCAagcgcaggtgggggaggggcagagagagagagagacagcacccagcccatcgtggggctcaatctcatgtgggatcataacctgagccaaaatcaagacttggatgcttaaccaactgagccacccaggtgcatccTTGTCTTAAagtattaagatattttaaagtattcattTAAACTGAATTTGGTAAAGCCGTTTgagttctttgggaaaaaaaattctatcagttATGTAtaactttttcccccaaataaacttTACTTATAAATGATATATTCTAAACTAATAGGTGTACCAAGCCATTTGAATGTAGACTATATCAAAGAAGCCTTGATGAAAATAGAAGATGTATATTCAGTGGAAGATTTAAATATCTGGTCTCTCACTTCAGGAAAACCTACTGCCATAGTACACATACAGCTAAGTATGTTGCTGACGGTAAATCCTGGGGTTGGTGGACTTTGTCTTTGGAATTGAAtttaacatttttgcttttagatAAGTAGGAAAATTGTTTCTGCTGGAAAGATTTGCTTTAAGGGAGGGTTCAGACTTTTCAAAAGGTGAGTTGCAGATCAATAATGGCAGCCGAGCAATAATTTTCAATCTCTTTAAGATGAGACATTACAAATTGATTTTTGCTTTCAGATTAAAGCATGAAGTGTATCTACCATGCTGTATTTCTACATAAGAAAAGCTggatctgtttttatttctttaggtcATTTCACAgattgatgctttttatttatcaaaacaatACATGCatgtggtttatttttgtttaaagtacAGAAGACTTGCAATTGATGTCCAGTATTCTTTCTCTGAGAGTGGACTAGAGGGATTGGAATAATGACAAGCCATCCTGGCTTTTTAAGCCGGTGTGCTTCTCCAAGAGAGGAGCTTCAAGAGGGGAGAAATCAAACTAATAAAAATAGGTTCACTGTATATGAAATTTGTTATTTCCCTGTGTCATTGTAACTTTGTACAATGAATAGTAATGATATTTTCTTGACATTGCAGTTCCTGGAAGTTCATCTAAATGGGAAGAAGTACAGTCCAAAGCAAAGCATGTGTTATTGAACACATTTGGCATGTATAAATGTACTATTCAGCTTCAGAGTTACAGGCAAGAAGTGGACAGAACTTGTGCACATTGTCAGAGTTCCAGTTCctaattttatatgttttgggGACCACTGCCTTATTTATCCTGCAGTCACAGACCTGAGAGCAATAAATGTGCACacctgaaagagaaaatggaatcccTGACAGCTGTGTCCATATCAAGCACCTGTATCTCAAAACAATCACTCTAGCCTGAGAGTGCTACTTTCTGTTTAATGGTAAAAGGAGACTTCACCATGGTTTTCAGATGAAGATGTTTCCAAAACACTATTTATAGAATGAGACGTGACTCTACGGATACCTCAAAGAAGACAATCCAAGACCACATTTCACTAACTGTGACAGAGTACATGTCTTA
Protein-coding regions in this window:
- the SLC30A4 gene encoding zinc transporter 4 isoform X1, with the translated sequence MAGSGAWKRLKSLLRKDDAPLFLNDTSAFDFSDEVGDEGLSRFNKLRVVVADDGSEIPERPVNGAHPALQADDDSLLDQDLPLTNSQLSLKVDPCDNCSRQRELLKQRKVKTRLTIAAVLYLLFMIGELVGGYIANSLAIMTDALHMLTDLSAIILTLLALWLSSKSPTKRFTFGFHRLEVLSAMISVLLVYILMGFLLYEAVQRTIHMKYEINGDIMLITAAVGVAVNVIMGFLLNQSGHHAHSHSLPSNSPTVGSGCRHNHGQDSLAVRAAFVHALGDLVQSVGVLIAAYIIRFKPEYKIADPICTYVFSLLVAFTTFRIIWDTIVIILEGVPSHLNVDYIKEALMKIEDVYSVEDLNIWSLTSGKPTAIVHIQLIPGSSSKWEEVQSKAKHVLLNTFGMYKCTIQLQSYRQEVDRTCAHCQSSSS